In Calothrix sp. PCC 7507, one DNA window encodes the following:
- a CDS encoding CHAT domain-containing protein, producing the protein MNELVRFGWLDFIPVPRRRVIRLVCCFLMALLCILGSPVLAKVPGINSASELAINNVDAASLLQQGKVLYDAGRFAEAVRILQQAVQEYQKQGDTVNHAVTLSNLSLGYQQLGAWSEAKQAITESLNLLKGEKNSQNIQIYAKSLDILGRLQLAMGQPEVALTTWQQAAEIYQRSQNYNGVVKTLINQAQAWRSQGFYYRSQEILKEVNQQLQSQPDSIAKAVAWRSLGDTLLVAGDLKESRMALEQSLIIAQRLQSSAEIGESLFSLGNNARIQQQKSQAQAYYQQAVKASPSPLIKVQAQLNHFSLLIADQKLAEAQTLLPLIQSQLEQLPPSRPTIYAHINFAQSLKKLPSYSLQPARLLATAIQQARDLDDKKAEAYGLGSLGGLYESTQQWPEAQNLTQKALVLAQTSNALDIVYPLDWQLGRLLWAQKNLDGAIAAYDGAVETLQFLRRDLAAINQDVQFNFRDSVEPVYRQSVELLLQSQTIKPQDKTLDKARQRIEALQLAELDNFFREACLLGQSVSLDKVVDQENPHTAILYPIILPEQIQVIVKIPHKPLRHYSTKISQAEVEKTLTQLQKHLVNPASIIAIKKESQQVYNWLIKPIESELPASQVNTLVFVLDGLLRNLPMASLYDGKQYLVEKYAIALSVGLQLLDPKPLLRQQIRALTAGLSQPPAEFSDLTFLAAVKSEVNLITQAGVLTTSLLDEQFTRKALEQKVNTIPFNVVHLATHGQFSSKAEKTFILAADGPINVKQFDSLFSSRDKIKPEAIELLFLSACQTAAGDNRAALGLAGAAVRAGARSTLASLWHIDDEFTALFVGAFYQDLKGSTVTKAEALRHAQLKLLQHPNYNSPSFWSAYVLIGNWL; encoded by the coding sequence ATGAATGAATTAGTTAGGTTTGGTTGGCTAGATTTTATTCCCGTCCCTAGGCGTAGGGTGATACGTCTGGTTTGTTGTTTCCTGATGGCTTTGCTGTGTATCCTGGGTTCACCTGTGTTGGCAAAAGTTCCAGGAATTAACTCTGCATCGGAACTGGCAATAAATAATGTGGATGCTGCTTCTCTATTACAACAGGGGAAAGTGCTATACGACGCTGGGAGGTTTGCTGAAGCAGTGCGGATTTTACAGCAAGCAGTCCAGGAGTACCAAAAGCAGGGGGATACTGTCAACCACGCCGTCACGTTGAGTAATTTGTCTTTAGGTTATCAGCAACTTGGTGCATGGAGTGAGGCCAAGCAAGCAATTACAGAGAGCTTGAATTTGCTCAAAGGAGAAAAAAATAGCCAAAATATACAAATATATGCTAAATCGTTGGATATTCTAGGTCGCTTACAATTGGCAATGGGACAGCCAGAGGTAGCTTTAACAACCTGGCAACAAGCAGCAGAGATTTATCAGCGATCGCAAAATTACAATGGTGTAGTGAAAACACTAATTAATCAAGCCCAGGCATGGCGATCGCAAGGATTCTATTATCGTTCTCAAGAAATTCTCAAAGAAGTAAATCAGCAGTTGCAATCACAACCAGATTCGATTGCCAAAGCTGTGGCGTGGCGATCGCTCGGTGATACTCTTTTGGTAGCGGGTGATCTCAAAGAGTCTCGCATGGCCTTAGAGCAAAGTTTGATCATTGCTCAACGTCTGCAATCAAGTGCAGAGATCGGGGAAAGTCTGTTTAGCTTGGGAAACAACGCCCGTATACAGCAGCAAAAATCACAGGCTCAAGCCTATTATCAACAAGCAGTTAAAGCATCACCATCACCATTGATCAAAGTTCAAGCGCAACTCAATCACTTCAGCCTGCTGATTGCAGATCAAAAACTGGCAGAAGCGCAAACTCTCTTACCATTAATTCAATCCCAACTAGAGCAACTCCCACCCAGCCGCCCTACTATCTACGCTCATATTAACTTTGCCCAAAGCCTGAAAAAATTGCCCAGTTACAGTTTGCAGCCTGCACGATTACTCGCCACCGCCATTCAACAAGCCCGCGATTTAGACGATAAAAAAGCAGAGGCTTATGGATTAGGGAGTTTAGGCGGTTTGTATGAGTCAACCCAACAATGGCCAGAGGCGCAAAACCTCACCCAGAAAGCATTAGTTTTAGCTCAGACGAGTAATGCCCTAGATATCGTCTATCCGTTAGATTGGCAATTAGGTAGGTTGCTTTGGGCACAAAAAAATCTTGACGGTGCGATCGCCGCATATGATGGAGCAGTGGAAACGCTGCAATTTCTGCGGCGTGACTTGGCAGCAATTAATCAAGATGTGCAATTTAACTTTCGGGATAGCGTGGAACCCGTCTATCGTCAGTCAGTAGAGTTATTGCTGCAATCCCAAACCATAAAACCACAGGACAAAACTTTAGATAAAGCACGCCAACGGATTGAAGCATTACAGTTGGCAGAATTAGACAATTTCTTTCGAGAAGCTTGCTTACTAGGTCAGAGTGTATCCTTGGATAAGGTGGTAGACCAAGAAAATCCCCACACTGCTATCCTCTACCCAATTATTCTCCCCGAACAGATCCAGGTCATTGTTAAAATTCCCCACAAACCCCTACGACATTACAGCACCAAAATTTCGCAAGCTGAAGTAGAAAAAACACTGACACAACTACAAAAACATTTAGTCAATCCCGCATCGATCATAGCTATTAAAAAGGAGTCACAACAAGTTTACAACTGGCTGATTAAACCCATTGAATCAGAATTGCCAGCGAGTCAGGTAAATACCCTAGTGTTTGTCCTGGATGGGTTGTTACGGAATTTACCAATGGCATCGCTTTACGATGGCAAACAATATTTAGTAGAAAAATATGCGATCGCTCTGAGTGTCGGGTTGCAACTCCTTGACCCCAAACCCCTATTGCGCCAGCAGATTAGGGCACTGACAGCTGGATTAAGTCAGCCCCCAGCAGAATTTTCAGACTTGACATTCCTAGCCGCTGTCAAGTCTGAAGTCAATCTCATTACCCAAGCAGGAGTATTAACCACCAGTCTGCTAGATGAGCAATTTACTCGCAAGGCATTGGAACAGAAAGTTAATACTATTCCTTTTAATGTGGTGCATCTCGCAACCCACGGACAGTTTAGCTCAAAGGCTGAGAAAACCTTTATTTTGGCAGCTGATGGCCCGATAAATGTCAAGCAATTTGACAGTCTTTTCAGCAGTCGAGACAAAATCAAACCAGAAGCAATAGAACTATTATTTTTGAGTGCTTGCCAAACAGCCGCCGGAGACAACCGTGCAGCACTCGGTTTGGCAGGTGCAGCAGTTCGCGCCGGCGCACGTAGTACCCTAGCATCCCTATGGCATATTGATGACGAATTCACAGCACTTTTTGTCGGCGCTTTTTATCAAGACCTCAAAGGTAGTACAGTCACTAAAGCCGAAGCTCTACGCCATGCACAGCTAAAACTATTGCAACATCCTAACTACAATTCACCCAGCTTTTGGTCTGCCTATGTATTAATTGGCAATTGGCTTTAA
- the psb35 gene encoding photosystem II assembly protein Psb35 has product MHLFMQAASPTFDSSHFPYAFTLVYIVGFIAAVTIGSIAWYNSKRPAGWESKERPDFVPKIDKEETPGLGEPKS; this is encoded by the coding sequence ATGCATTTATTCATGCAAGCAGCATCACCAACATTTGATAGTTCCCACTTTCCTTATGCTTTCACTTTGGTCTACATAGTTGGTTTTATTGCTGCTGTCACCATTGGTTCCATTGCTTGGTACAACTCTAAGCGTCCTGCCGGTTGGGAAAGTAAAGAGCGTCCTGATTTTGTGCCTAAAATTGATAAAGAAGAAACTCCGGGTCTGGGTGAACCGAAGTCTTAA
- a CDS encoding thioredoxin-like domain-containing protein, producing MTPRVRAPELPQNYLWFNTDQPLSLKELKGRVVILDFWTYCCINCLHILPDLKYLEQKYRDSLTVIGVHSAKFDNEKETENIRQAILRYDIEHPVLVDRDFRVWQEYTVRAWPTLVVIDPESYVIASVSGEGNRDVLDEFIAKLINQHQEKGTLNFQELSLTLEKQRQPLITPLAFPGKVLATASGLFIADSGHHRLVRSSFDGEILHVIGTGKPGFIDGDFSEAQFFAPQGMAFDEENQILYIADTENHALRRVDLRHQLVKTIAGTGKQSRNIHPHSGAGLETELNSPWDLVKVGNNLFIAMAGPHQIWQMDLETGIINTYAGTGAEACVDGSLTESAFAQPSGITTDGKELYIADSEVSSIRSVGIVEPRQVKTVCGSGGLFSFGDVDGQGENVRLQHCLGVEYAQNYLWVADTYNHKIKLVSPSTRNCQTVLGDGSAGLQDGEGKNSRFFEPSGLSVINSHLYVADTNNHVIRRVDLNTFEVTTLKFPGLCAPDVCIPPNF from the coding sequence ATGACTCCCCGCGTGAGAGCGCCAGAACTACCACAAAATTACCTTTGGTTTAACACTGATCAACCATTATCTTTGAAAGAACTTAAGGGTAGAGTCGTCATTTTAGACTTTTGGACATATTGTTGTATCAACTGTCTGCATATTCTGCCAGACTTGAAATATTTAGAACAAAAATATCGAGATAGCCTCACAGTTATCGGCGTTCACTCCGCCAAATTTGACAACGAAAAAGAAACCGAAAATATTCGTCAAGCTATTCTGCGTTACGACATTGAACACCCCGTTTTAGTTGACAGAGATTTCCGTGTTTGGCAAGAATATACAGTGCGTGCTTGGCCTACCTTAGTGGTGATTGATCCAGAAAGTTATGTGATTGCTTCTGTTTCTGGTGAAGGAAATCGTGATGTTTTAGATGAGTTCATTGCCAAATTAATTAACCAACATCAAGAAAAAGGTACGCTCAATTTTCAAGAACTCAGCCTGACTTTAGAAAAACAACGCCAACCATTAATTACACCCCTAGCTTTCCCTGGTAAAGTCTTAGCTACAGCATCGGGTTTGTTTATCGCTGACTCAGGACATCATCGACTAGTTAGGAGTAGTTTTGATGGCGAAATTCTGCATGTAATTGGGACGGGAAAACCTGGTTTTATTGATGGTGATTTTAGCGAAGCACAGTTTTTTGCACCCCAAGGAATGGCTTTTGATGAAGAAAATCAGATTCTCTATATTGCAGATACAGAAAATCATGCCCTGCGACGAGTTGATTTGCGACATCAGTTAGTTAAAACTATTGCAGGAACTGGTAAACAAAGCCGTAATATCCATCCACATAGCGGTGCTGGTTTAGAAACTGAGCTAAATTCGCCTTGGGATTTAGTGAAAGTGGGAAATAATCTTTTCATCGCAATGGCGGGGCCTCATCAAATTTGGCAAATGGATTTAGAAACTGGTATTATCAACACTTATGCTGGTACTGGTGCTGAAGCTTGTGTTGATGGTTCACTGACTGAATCGGCTTTTGCTCAACCTAGTGGAATTACAACTGATGGCAAAGAATTATATATTGCTGACAGTGAAGTTAGTTCAATTCGCAGTGTGGGAATAGTGGAACCGCGCCAAGTCAAAACTGTTTGCGGTAGTGGGGGTTTATTTAGTTTTGGTGATGTTGATGGACAAGGGGAAAATGTCCGTTTACAGCATTGTTTGGGGGTGGAATATGCTCAGAATTATCTTTGGGTTGCAGATACTTATAATCATAAAATTAAATTAGTTAGTCCCAGTACAAGGAATTGTCAAACAGTTTTAGGTGATGGTTCAGCAGGTTTGCAAGATGGTGAAGGTAAGAATAGCCGCTTTTTTGAACCTTCGGGATTGAGTGTGATAAATTCTCATTTATATGTTGCTGATACTAATAATCATGTGATTCGTCGTGTAGATTTGAATACGTTTGAGGTGACAACATTAAAATTTCCTGGTTTATGTGCGCCTGATGTTTGTATTCCACCGAATTTCTAG
- a CDS encoding 16S rRNA (cytosine(967)-C(5))-methyltransferase — MTNPRQIAFIALREVQKGAYADVALDRSLQKVNLSPQDRRLATELVYGSVRRQRTLDALIDQLATKKSHQQPPDLRAILHLGLYQLRYQERIPPSAAVNTTVELAKENGFSGLTGFVNGLLRQYIRLVEERGGDDCLKLPENPVERLGILHSFPDWIIQVWLEQLGFAQTEQLCVWMNRSPTIDLRINPLRTSLEAVEMALQAADVFVKRIPYLPQALRLIGSSGPIPNLPGFQEGWWTVQDSSAQLVSHLLDPQPGEVVIDVCAAPGGKTTHIAELMGDSGKVWACDRTASRLRKLQENSRRLNLQSIEICTGDSRHFSQFYNVGDRVLLDAPCSGLGTLHRHADARWRQTPEAIAELAKLQAELISHTSKFVKKNGVLVYATCTLHPAENEGVISAFLAAHPDWEIAPPSLDSPLANYCTPEGWLKVWPHQQDMDGFFMVRLRKTNDYG; from the coding sequence ATGACAAATCCCCGCCAAATAGCTTTTATCGCCCTACGAGAAGTTCAAAAGGGAGCTTATGCTGATGTTGCTCTTGATCGATCGCTGCAAAAAGTCAATTTATCTCCTCAAGACCGCCGTCTGGCGACAGAATTAGTCTATGGTAGCGTCAGAAGACAGCGCACCTTGGATGCCCTGATTGACCAACTCGCCACCAAGAAATCTCATCAACAACCCCCAGACCTCCGTGCCATTCTTCATCTAGGCTTATATCAACTGCGCTATCAAGAGCGGATTCCACCTTCGGCTGCAGTGAATACCACTGTCGAATTAGCTAAGGAAAACGGCTTTTCAGGACTTACAGGTTTTGTAAATGGTTTGTTGCGGCAATATATCCGCCTGGTGGAAGAGCGAGGGGGAGATGATTGTTTAAAATTGCCAGAAAATCCGGTGGAACGCTTGGGGATTTTGCACAGTTTTCCTGACTGGATTATTCAAGTATGGTTAGAACAACTGGGTTTTGCCCAAACAGAACAATTGTGTGTGTGGATGAACCGATCGCCCACAATTGACCTACGGATTAATCCCCTCCGCACTAGCTTAGAGGCTGTGGAGATGGCTTTGCAAGCTGCTGATGTCTTTGTAAAGCGTATTCCCTATTTACCGCAAGCTTTGCGATTGATTGGTAGTAGTGGCCCTATTCCCAATCTCCCTGGTTTCCAAGAAGGTTGGTGGACTGTACAAGATAGTAGCGCCCAGTTGGTGAGTCATTTACTCGATCCGCAACCCGGTGAGGTAGTGATTGATGTTTGTGCTGCACCGGGGGGGAAAACAACTCACATTGCTGAGTTAATGGGGGATTCGGGAAAAGTTTGGGCGTGCGATCGCACTGCTTCTCGTCTGCGTAAACTCCAAGAAAATTCGCGACGGCTAAATCTGCAATCTATTGAAATTTGTACTGGTGACAGTCGCCATTTCTCACAATTTTACAACGTTGGCGATCGCGTCTTATTAGATGCACCATGCTCTGGCTTAGGCACTCTGCACCGTCATGCTGATGCTCGTTGGCGACAGACACCAGAGGCGATCGCCGAACTTGCCAAACTACAGGCAGAGCTAATATCACACACATCAAAATTTGTCAAGAAAAATGGTGTATTAGTTTACGCCACCTGTACCCTGCATCCAGCAGAAAATGAAGGTGTGATTTCAGCTTTTCTAGCCGCACATCCTGATTGGGAAATCGCGCCTCCCAGCCTAGATTCACCTTTAGCTAACTACTGCACCCCTGAAGGCTGGCTAAAAGTCTGGCCCCATCAACAGGACATGGACGGCTTTTTTATGGTGCGCTTAAGAAAAACTAATGATTACGGGTGA
- a CDS encoding CHASE2 domain-containing protein — MGKLVVLKFAHGSFEEGFAVTLQIGEERDRPTTEITGKLPPCPEMPLYYSHWQASYRSLGNSYRLDAEKVQVTNVSMTQNCHNTAHILRARFNTWLQAEEFRPLREKWLERLQPTDEVRVILQAENSQLQRLPWQLWDLLERYPKAEIGLSSPTYDRIHKPPKPNQLVNILAIVGNSQGIDTQADQDILQQCTTANVSFLVEPQRQQLTDRLWGQNWDILFFAGHSSSHDNDASGRIYLNKTDSLSINELKFALKKAIERGLQLAIFNSCDGLGLARELADLQIPQIIVMREPVPDQVAHEFLKYFLDGFAAGESLYQAVRQGRERLQGLEDKFPCATWLPVICQNPAQIPPTWEELTSTKRQDILDLPTPAKRRFQVALFSSVAIAALVCGVRFFGLLQSSELQAFDHMMRSRPNEGPDQRLLVVTIDDADLAFQRQKGEILKGTSLSDKSLQQLLTKLKQYQPRVIGLDIYRDFYAEQPNLTRSLQQTENLIGVCKGSDTVENTKGIAPPPEIPKENLGFSDFIHDADGVVRRHLIFMNQEAASLCSAPYALSMQVAFRYLQPLGIQPKFTPQRNLQLGNIILPRLSSHASGYQGIDAHGGQILLNYRSTRKIAEQVTLTQFLSNPISSRAVKDKIILIGVTAKGDFPDYWATPYGNLLPEQMPGVLLQAHMVSQILSNVLDGRPLLRAWSPSIEVVWIGGWSLLGGILALSLTSLSRLALAVSMTSGVLYVCCFGLLIWGIWVPFVPSVLSLLGTVGVISIQNSQFKLPNSKLITRNI; from the coding sequence ATGGGTAAGTTAGTAGTTTTAAAATTCGCACACGGTAGTTTTGAAGAAGGGTTTGCTGTCACCCTACAGATTGGTGAAGAACGCGATCGCCCCACAACAGAAATTACGGGAAAGCTCCCTCCATGTCCCGAAATGCCCCTTTACTACAGCCATTGGCAAGCTAGCTATCGAAGTTTGGGCAACTCTTATCGCCTGGATGCTGAGAAAGTACAGGTAACAAATGTGTCAATGACACAAAATTGTCATAACACCGCTCATATTTTACGGGCACGTTTCAACACTTGGTTGCAAGCGGAGGAGTTTCGTCCCTTACGGGAAAAATGGCTGGAAAGATTACAGCCTACAGACGAAGTGCGGGTAATTTTACAAGCAGAAAATAGCCAATTGCAGCGTTTACCTTGGCAACTATGGGACTTATTAGAACGCTACCCCAAGGCAGAAATCGGCTTGTCATCACCAACCTACGATCGCATTCACAAGCCACCAAAGCCAAACCAATTGGTCAACATTTTGGCAATAGTAGGTAATAGTCAAGGGATTGACACCCAGGCTGACCAAGATATCCTCCAACAGTGTACAACTGCCAATGTCAGCTTTTTAGTAGAACCACAACGTCAGCAATTAACTGACCGTCTTTGGGGGCAAAACTGGGATATTCTGTTCTTCGCTGGCCACAGCTCTAGTCATGATAATGATGCTAGTGGGCGAATTTACCTGAATAAAACAGATAGTCTCAGCATCAACGAGTTAAAATTTGCTCTGAAAAAAGCGATTGAACGTGGTTTACAACTAGCAATTTTTAATTCCTGTGATGGGTTGGGACTGGCGCGAGAACTAGCTGATTTACAAATTCCCCAGATTATCGTCATGCGGGAACCAGTACCAGACCAAGTTGCACACGAATTTTTAAAGTATTTTCTTGATGGATTTGCTGCCGGTGAATCCTTATACCAAGCAGTGCGCCAAGGACGGGAACGCTTGCAAGGGTTGGAAGATAAATTTCCCTGCGCCACATGGCTCCCAGTAATTTGCCAAAATCCGGCGCAGATTCCCCCCACTTGGGAGGAGCTAACAAGTACGAAAAGACAAGACATCCTAGACCTCCCAACCCCTGCTAAACGCCGATTTCAGGTAGCTTTGTTTTCTAGTGTCGCGATCGCCGCTTTAGTCTGTGGAGTCAGGTTTTTTGGACTACTGCAAAGCTCAGAATTGCAAGCCTTTGACCACATGATGCGATCGCGCCCTAATGAAGGGCCTGATCAGCGCTTGCTGGTGGTGACAATTGACGATGCTGACCTAGCATTTCAACGCCAAAAAGGTGAGATTTTAAAAGGTACTTCCCTCTCTGACAAATCTCTCCAACAACTTTTAACCAAACTAAAACAATATCAACCGCGTGTCATTGGCTTAGATATCTACCGTGATTTTTATGCCGAACAACCAAATTTAACCCGGAGTCTCCAGCAAACTGAAAACTTGATTGGTGTATGCAAGGGAAGTGATACAGTCGAGAATACCAAAGGTATTGCACCACCACCAGAAATCCCTAAAGAAAATCTGGGCTTTAGTGATTTTATTCACGATGCTGATGGGGTTGTCCGTCGCCATCTGATATTTATGAACCAGGAAGCTGCATCTTTGTGTTCTGCACCCTATGCACTCAGTATGCAAGTCGCATTCCGCTATCTACAGCCTCTAGGAATTCAACCCAAATTCACTCCTCAAAGGAATTTACAACTAGGTAATATTATTTTGCCACGCCTGTCGTCTCACGCTAGTGGTTATCAAGGCATTGATGCTCATGGCGGTCAAATCTTACTTAACTACCGTTCCACCAGAAAAATTGCCGAACAGGTGACACTCACACAGTTTTTATCTAATCCGATCAGTTCCAGGGCTGTCAAAGACAAAATTATTCTGATTGGTGTGACTGCAAAGGGTGATTTCCCAGACTACTGGGCGACTCCCTACGGAAATCTGTTACCCGAGCAAATGCCTGGGGTGTTGCTGCAAGCACACATGGTCAGTCAAATACTCAGTAATGTCCTGGATGGGCGGCCATTGCTGCGGGCTTGGTCACCGTCGATTGAGGTAGTCTGGATTGGGGGCTGGTCTTTGCTAGGAGGAATACTAGCTTTATCGTTGACTTCGCTTTCTAGATTAGCCTTAGCAGTGAGTATGACCTCTGGTGTGCTGTATGTATGCTGCTTTGGTTTATTAATTTGGGGTATTTGGGTGCCGTTTGTGCCGTCAGTTTTATCGTTGCTAGGGACAGTTGGTGTGATTTCCATCCAAAACTCACAATTCAAACTGCCAAATTCAAAGTTAATCACGAGGAATATTTAA
- a CDS encoding DUF928 domain-containing protein, producing MKLFLALTLGCTSLLVSQTSLLATPDPLSSYPGNLISLDTKTLETPPPPPPPPPPPDEPPPGGRVRGGAKRGSCPADTVKLTALVPFTQPAPSETNVWGLTTAQHPTLWFYVPISQNSAHPSEFVLQDQDSNPIYQQDITLPNQPGVIGITLPTNAPSLALNQRYRWFFTIYCDREKQLPPMYVEGVIKRVNLNQAAAEQLRTAQPLQQFAIYAKNGIWHEALTTLATLRQKDPQNAALQSQWQDFLTRAGFGEEAKQPIISRE from the coding sequence ATGAAACTATTTTTAGCATTAACCCTTGGCTGCACTAGTTTACTGGTTAGCCAAACCTCCCTACTAGCAACACCAGATCCACTCAGTTCCTACCCTGGAAATTTAATCAGTCTTGACACAAAAACGTTGGAAACACCTCCACCTCCACCACCTCCACCACCTCCACCAGATGAACCACCACCAGGAGGGCGTGTTCGTGGTGGAGCCAAGCGGGGTTCTTGTCCAGCTGATACAGTGAAACTCACAGCTTTGGTGCCCTTTACCCAGCCAGCGCCCTCGGAAACAAATGTTTGGGGATTGACAACAGCCCAGCACCCAACCTTATGGTTTTATGTGCCCATTTCCCAAAATTCCGCTCATCCATCTGAATTTGTCCTGCAAGATCAAGATTCAAATCCCATTTACCAGCAAGATATCACTCTACCAAATCAGCCAGGGGTCATTGGCATTACGCTGCCTACTAACGCTCCCTCCTTAGCACTGAATCAGCGATACCGCTGGTTTTTCACCATCTATTGCGATCGCGAAAAACAATTACCGCCAATGTATGTTGAAGGGGTAATCAAACGAGTTAATCTGAATCAGGCAGCCGCCGAGCAGCTAAGAACAGCCCAACCTCTACAGCAATTTGCTATCTACGCTAAAAATGGCATCTGGCACGAAGCCCTGACAACTCTAGCAACACTGCGTCAAAAAGATCCGCAAAATGCAGCACTGCAGTCACAATGGCAGGATTTCCTCACCAGAGCCGGTTTTGGGGAAGAGGCGAAACAGCCAATTATTTCTAGGGAATAG
- a CDS encoding DUF1822 family protein: MTNTTYQLEDFAVPLPITQAARRTAQQFAKEQGNPEKAEQIRLNTLAVWVVNDYLQMMDVTTDLHASDSWNPVMRICANVADLEIPAVGRLECRPVRLHDLVCAIPPETWEERVGYVAVQIDESLQEAKLLGFVPSVAIAELPLSQLLSPEAFIDHLAQLKRSPIPTLVNLSQWFIGIFESGWQTIDALWNSPELRPAYGFRSPEQLQETLTKRAKLIDLGIQIANKPVMLIVEISPEANHKTSVRLQLHPTSSQVYLPQGVQLTVLDESGAVFLEAQARSADNYIQLQFRGDSKEHFRVKVALNDTSITEQFVI, from the coding sequence ATGACTAACACCACCTATCAGTTGGAAGATTTCGCTGTACCCTTGCCAATCACCCAAGCAGCACGCAGAACAGCTCAACAGTTTGCCAAAGAGCAGGGTAATCCTGAAAAAGCCGAACAAATTCGGTTGAATACCCTAGCAGTATGGGTAGTGAATGACTATCTACAAATGATGGATGTCACTACCGATCTCCACGCAAGTGATAGTTGGAATCCCGTGATGCGTATTTGTGCTAACGTAGCCGATCTGGAAATACCCGCAGTTGGTCGTCTAGAGTGTCGCCCTGTACGTCTGCATGATCTCGTATGTGCTATTCCTCCAGAAACCTGGGAAGAACGAGTAGGTTATGTAGCAGTGCAAATTGATGAGTCACTCCAAGAGGCAAAACTTTTGGGTTTTGTTCCCAGTGTGGCTATTGCAGAACTACCTTTAAGTCAATTGTTATCCCCAGAAGCATTTATTGATCATCTGGCACAACTGAAGCGATCGCCAATTCCCACACTGGTAAATTTAAGTCAGTGGTTTATTGGTATATTTGAGTCAGGGTGGCAGACTATTGACGCGTTGTGGAATTCTCCAGAACTCAGACCAGCTTATGGATTTCGCTCTCCTGAGCAGCTACAAGAAACACTCACTAAACGGGCAAAACTCATTGATTTGGGCATTCAAATCGCCAACAAACCCGTAATGTTGATTGTGGAAATAAGTCCCGAAGCTAACCATAAAACTAGTGTTCGCCTCCAATTACACCCAACGAGTAGTCAAGTCTACTTACCTCAAGGAGTGCAACTGACAGTTCTAGATGAATCGGGAGCAGTATTTTTGGAAGCTCAAGCCAGAAGTGCAGATAATTACATTCAATTGCAGTTTAGGGGTGATTCTAAAGAACACTTTAGGGTTAAAGTAGCATTGAATGATACTAGTATCACAGAGCAGTTTGTGATTTAA
- a CDS encoding TerB family tellurite resistance protein, with translation MVSHSNVKNLVKILIGAAWIDGRIQPEERQYLREIAQAKGLATDPEIKPWLYELVPVQPEECYQWVKEYLGDRPSVEDCENLIEAISGLIYSDGEVATEEAKLLTKLQELAQVNDPTQPAPTLLLKQIQKLYRRWVDVQN, from the coding sequence ATGGTTAGTCATTCTAATGTGAAAAACTTAGTTAAAATCCTGATTGGCGCGGCTTGGATTGATGGCAGAATCCAGCCAGAAGAACGGCAATATCTGCGTGAAATAGCGCAAGCAAAAGGATTAGCCACAGATCCAGAGATTAAGCCTTGGTTGTACGAATTGGTTCCCGTACAGCCAGAAGAGTGCTATCAGTGGGTAAAAGAATATCTAGGCGATCGCCCTAGCGTTGAAGACTGCGAAAATCTGATTGAAGCCATTAGTGGCTTAATTTACAGCGATGGTGAGGTGGCGACGGAAGAAGCAAAACTCTTGACAAAATTACAAGAGTTAGCCCAAGTCAATGACCCAACCCAACCAGCTCCTACGCTACTGCTCAAACAAATTCAAAAGCTTTACCGTCGTTGGGTAGACGTTCAGAATTAA